Genomic window (Syngnathus typhle isolate RoL2023-S1 ecotype Sweden linkage group LG4, RoL_Styp_1.0, whole genome shotgun sequence):
ACATTTCTGTTTCATCATAAATAAAATTTGCAAAGCACGTGCGAAATATAACCAAAATAACTTACCACTCGTCTGCAGTGAAGTATAGATTGGAGGTGCAATGAGTCCGCTCCATGATTGCTTCGTGAATGCATGCATCGTCAAGGAACTGGGGAGCGCAtaatcagggggggggggggggggcaacatgtCAAAACATGTCTGAGATAGTGACACCTCACATTAATGGGCTACCCCTCGTCTTTTTGCGGCGGAGTCACCCGAGGGGGCACTTTAGGACGGTGGCTTTGAGACTAATTCATTTTATCTGGAACAGTTGATATGTTCGTTGCAGATTTGTTGCGTTGTGCATATGTGCAATTATATTCGACCAGCAAACTGGTAAAGAGGTCTCCTGCACGTTTTATAAATTGAAAGCAAACAATACACAGTGGATGGCGACTATTTGGGGTGTAGGCAATCAATTGATGGCCTTTTTGCACATTATTCATACGCCGCTTGAGCCTTTGCGTGAAATGTGGGCGGAACTTCCGTTAGAGCGAAACGGCTTTTTATTTCTAAGGGAACAATTGGTGCCACTTCCTTTAATTGGAGCGCCAGTTGTTGGAGCTTTTAGGAGAAAACATGTTAATCTCTCTTAATGATAATCTTGCAGGGTAGggggatgacaaaaaaaaaaaaaaagcggctgGCAGAAACTACAGTCATGTCTAACTACATAAagaacaggtgtcaaactcaaggcccgggggccagatagggcccgccacatcattttatgtggcccgcgaagacaaattgtgcatcaaattggtGTGTCagtactagaattgcaaattgtcttcacttttaataatatcttttttttaaatatttgaccagtttttactcatctgatttgaaaactagttatttgtcagtttgttttgtagcttttactgtatataatatgaggtgctcatacatttatttgggttgacagtcataatggccctccgaaagaagctatgactacaatgtggcccgtgaaaaaaaagagtttgacacccctttaTATCCTAAAGTGTTGCTTTGGGCGTGATGAATCTGAAAAGCTCTGATGGGTATAAAAAGACACAGTAATAAAGTTGATCACATTTTTTATACTTCTTTAGCTTAAAAAGTATCTGTAGCCAAACCACTTGCCACTGCACGGTAACCACATGACCGAGACGATTCATGCAAACAAGCTTTGTTCGATGTCATGCATTCTTCAACATCATATGAACATCATGACTTAGGTCAACTTCAGGCGCTCGCTACAAATATTAGAACGAGCAGCTTCAATATTTTTAACTTTTGGAGAAAAAGCACAGCTCAATCCATCAAATCCAAACTATTGCAACAATTCTTCTATCAAAAATTAtatacaaacaaccattcacacctaTAGGCAATTTGGAGcagtcaatcagcctaccatgcatgtttctgGAAAGTGGGAGGAAGCCGAAGTACCCGGAGGAAATTTGCacctgcaaactccacacaggaaggccggaatCAAGCACCGCAACTCTGAACTGCAAGGCAAATATGCCACTCAGTGTTCCATCGTGCCGCCGTGTtgcaattatatattttttcaaaatcatttaGCCCTCCTTCCTACTTAAGTTGTGCAAATGTTTTGCATTGTTATTACATTTTCTGTACAGTTGATCCTGATTGAACACCTTCCACCCCCTTGGTTGCAGTCTGCTCAACCGGAATGACTCACAACTCGTGATCCCCCATTCTTAGCAACAAAGCAGACCTTAAAAGTTGCTTTCCCTCTCAAACACTCcctttctttctctcgctcCCTTCTCAGCTTGTAGTATTTCCGCGCTTATGCACAACACTTCATAAGCCTATATGACTTCTCGGACTCTTCTTTTTTAACTCAAATGGCCACGAATAATGTTGCAGCTCGTCAgagcaaaaagagaaaagatTTTATACCTTATTTTTTGGGGTTAGTCCTGTTCCTGTATTGCACCGTTCATCTTGTATCATTCACAGCCAATACATCTGACTGGAGTCACACAAGACGGGTGCGCCGTGCCCTTGGTAAGTGAATCACATTTGCATGTTGGATAGTTTTACAGTTAAAGAACTCATACTCTGTAGTTACTGTAAGTAGAAGAATAGACATGTGTGAAAAAAAGTAATGGGTAAAAATAGAAATACTGACTAATTCTTTTCTCAAGTAAAATGAAAGTACAAAAATATGGATCATAGCAGTGCAAAATAAGTACCACTGCCAAGAACAACATTAAACTACAGTAGGCACAAGCCTAGAGACACGGGTTTTAGTCCCAAATATTTATAGTATGCTACAATatgttgtttgttgttgtaAGCCTCTGGAAAATGTTGCAACTTTTGTTCAAATCTGAGCTGTCTAAACATAAGACATTGACAAAATGCCCAACTATATATTTAAATacagttaaatacaactgaactgtgcccaataaatgtattgtttaaaaagataaaatatgTCACTGTGACATGATGCagttataatatttaattcagtgATTCTTTCACGTACCACTAAAGGGGAGGGAGCCCATGTACTCGTACCAAACTTTGCGAATCAATAAATTAGTGCAGTGACTCTCAAAGGTGTGGTATGAGCGTACATGGGTGCCCTGTAGTGGTCTACAAAAGCTcactgaatacaaaaaaaaaacttgttttggtttgttttaataGTGAAGTACATTTTTCTCTATTCAGGCACAGTCTTCAAGTTTAAACTATAGATATTAGTGTTTTACAATTATTTCGAGAAGAAAACTTCTGTCTTTTTAGATAGTATTTATTCGAATGAGTACAgtattgtagattttttttaagtggtACTGATgcaaaaagtttgagaaccactggatTAGTGCATAAATAAAGTCCATATTGATAACTTGGCTCTCCAGAAGAAGAACTACTCTTCACACAGAACACTTTGTCTCTTCTAATAACTGTGATGGTGCTTGATCACACATGAACTCACTATTGAAATGCTATTAGCGACACTTGTCTGTAAGGATTTGGCCAATGTATTGCGTCGTAGGTATTAAGCGCTTCATCATAAATGTTTCGCCTCATTTTGCGCTTCAGATCGTAGTAATCGATTGTGGCTGCAGTAGCTGTGACAGTGTTTACGTCACTAATGCCCGTGTCCCAGTGGCATGGAATTGCAATTAAAgcattaaaacaaatatttagttTAGAATTTGTTGCCTATGCTAATGCTTTAATAACAAAGAGAGGtcaattgagtttgttaaataaataaataatggtaCCTTCTGAATACAAATGCAACTTTTTCAACCTCAGCGCAATCCAATAAAGTTATAATGGTTACAGTGAGTCTCAAAATATGGtatgggctccctctagtggtaaatGAAAGGATCActgaattaaaaatgaatatatATGCAGTGGACTCTTGCATAGTCATGTGAAAGGATCACtgaatataaaaaagaaaaaaatcgtgGACTCCTGCATAGTCCCGGTTCATCATCTGAAGGCATATctatttgcagattttttaaaatatgtattttggattttttaatGGTTTGGTGTGCAACAAacccatttttttgccatttgcaggtttaaaaaataaataaatgtgcacTAATTATATGTGGGATTTTGCTCgtcccattttttatttttcatgcttATTAAATTAATTTACTTTTCAGTacattctgtttttttaaagtacagttcagttgtgttTACCTTTCAAGCACATTTATGTTTAATCTTTAAGgactgtttttggtttttttaagaTTTGGGTATATGTTTGTCCATATGCAATGCATTTTAATTGAATCATGATTGTACTGATTTTTTTATGTTCCTGTATTTAAGGCTAGTGTCATTCCCTTACAATAACCTACACAGGTAGGCTAGGAGGAGAGGGTGGGAGGTCTGAGAAGAGTGGATAAGAGTTGGGGTCCACACTGGGCTGGTCGCCAGTCATTTGTAGTGCACAAATAGGGTTTCAATATGACTTCATTTTACTGTTTCAGAGGACGAGAACGAGACAGAGTGTATCACACCTCAGTCGTCCGAATTTCCTGATGGCTTCTTCACCGTACAGGAGAGGAAGGATGGAGGCCTTGTCATCTACTTCATGCTCATTTTCTACATGTTCTTAGCCGTCGCTATAGTCTGTGATGACTACTTCCTTCCATCCTTAGAAGTCATCAGTGAGCGTAAGTTGGTTCAATACTCTTTGCGGACTGTCTAGCTCTAGTATGTGTGaagattttttaaaaaggtaAGGTCACCGACTGACTTGTGGCTCGTCATTGTAATAGCTTATTACAGGGTCCTGGGCTTAAGGTCAGGGTTCTGATTTTGCCTGTTTATTTCATATTCCACAATGGAAACATTCATCAAAACACtgtgttttgactgcaccaaacATATCACAAATAATATTTTGGGGTCAACTTTCTCCTAAATAACTGTCTGCAATGTTCTGATCTTGCCTTTGCTTGGTTTTAAGTTTATATGAGCTGGAAATAGACGAAAAACAGAAAATAACTTTCACTACTGTAATTTCCTACATGTAAATCCCCAAAGATGATGGAAAAAGGACTACTTTTGAAGCTCCTAAACTCACTTTAACAAGTTGATTACGAAAGGAGAATAAGTTCCCCCAAAATTGAATCAAATACACAAATATGTGTACATGCAAGTTCGTTTAAAATTGAATCAAATACACAAATATGTGTACATGCAAGTTCGTTTATTGTATACTTATGTGGTACACTTACCTACCCATATAATGATGAGTTAGGTCATGCAAGAATATTAAACTTTTCTTCGTATGGTTGTGTACATGATTCTGTACTGTCTCAGGTCTGGGACTGTCTCAAGATGTCGCTGGTGCGACATTCATGGCCGCTGGGAGTTCTGCACCTGAACTGGTGACAGCCTTTCTGGGTAAACACAAAACTGTGGTAGGGATGATTTTCATTAGCATTACATTCCATcaacttaccttttttttttttttttatctttgctgTGTCTCAGGTGTCTTTGTGACAAAGGGGGACATTGGGGTCAGCACCATAGTGGGCTCAGCTGTCTACAACCTCTTGGGCATCTGTGCTGCATGTGGACTTTTGGCCTCTATGGTAAACATCTTGCAGTTCATTCACACATTGACCCACTTAGTTGCTATTGTCAAAGTGTGATCTTTACACAAGTTGTAAAtgctctttttgtttcctcttgAAGACAGGACGTCTCTCCTGCTGGCCATTGTTCCGGGACTGCTTGGCGTACACCATCAGCGTCGCCGCCGTTATTGCTATCATCTCTGATAACAAGGTGCACTGGTGAGCGAGCGTGAAGATTAACGATTGTGATTTCGAGGCGCTTGTAAAACACACTGGCCGTTGATTGTGCCTTGTCACAGCAAGAACACGtgtaataatgaaaatacaTCACAGACGCTGCTCACTTTTATGACAGTGGTAGCACAAGTAATAATGAAAATACATCACAGACGCCGTTTACTTTTATGACAGTGGTAGCGCTGTACGATACATGAATGTCTTTTTTAAGATTCCATGTTTATCATTTGTGTTTCTACGATCAAGATATGAGACGATAAGATTTGAAATGCAAGTCATCAGCAAGAGTAGTTTGAGGTTTTTGACCCCTGCAAATTTTTAAGCGTTTGATAACTCTGAGTTCAATCACACAATAAGATCCTTCAGAAACATAAGTTGCAGCCTATCTACACATGATACATTTACTTCGCCCCCAACTGAATTAGATGTTGCCAATGCAGTCATGCTAGTTTCTCATCCTGCTCAAACTGGACAAATTTCAATTTCATTTGACATACCCTGCTTTTATTTACATCAACAATTTGGCGATTTTCACTAAAGAATGGAACATCTTTGGAGGAATACCTCCCACTCATAAGAATTGAAACCTGGGATGGGTCTCGTAATTGATTAATCACTCATTAAGAATTTTGCCGAATGTGTGGAATTCATTCGTGATTATTATTGAAGCAACTGAGGCAAACTGGAGCGCAGTGGTTCCTTGTCATTTATGGGGACCACTCGTTGAAAATTCACAAGTGACACCCGGCAATAAATATGTAAAATGGGCTTTAGATTACACAGCCTGACTAAATGAAACTTCACTTCAACATTGTTTCCATGCCACAAAATGGCATCAAAGCAATGCTTACGTATATAACTTACTTTCCAGGTACGATGCTGCCTGTCTCCTACTGGTCTACGGCGTCTACATCATTGTCCTGTGCTTTGACCTTCGCATCAGTGAGTTTGTCCTGAGGAAGATCAGTCCTTGCTGCGCCTGTCTGGGTAAAGCCTCAGAAGAAAAGAACGAAACACGACCTCTGATGGGCCTCTGGCACGACGACACAAGCCTGCGAGTCCACAGCCGCTCTAGGACAGACAGTGGGATCTACCAGGATGACTCGGGATATTCGCATCTCTCCCTCAGCTTGCATGGCCTCAATGAAATTCCTGATGGTAACAGCTTACACAGTCATAACAAAAGTTTGACGATAAGATGCAGAAGATTTGTGACCAGATATAGCTCACTCTGGCTGAGCTCCACATATCCTGTGTGGAGATAAATGGTTCAGCCCTCCACTGGTGAAGGCTCTGAAATACTGTACAGTTCAACAGTATGCCTCTACAATTCAGTCCTACATAGTTGGCATCTTCAAACATGTGCAACAAATCCCTGAATTCATTTAACCTAATTGTGTCCAATCTATCTATGCGCAGAACATAAAGGTGTGTTCTCTATGCCCGAGAGCGACTTGAAAAGGATCCTTTGGGTTTTGTCTCTACCGATCATCGTCCTTCTTTTCCTGACCATCCCTGACTGCAGAAGGAGGTTCTGGAAGCAGTGGTTCGTCATCACCTTCTTCATGTCTGCCGTGTGGATCTCAGCTTTCACTTACATCCTGGTGTGGATGGTGACTGTTGTTGGTAAGAGGTTTTATTTTCCctcgagagacaaaaatcagAATGTACAATTTGTAGTGTAAATGATGGATCACGGTGTTGGGAACTTGTGAGAAAAACGTCAGAGGAGAATCACATGTTGGTCTGCTGCTTAATTCCTGAGATGCCATCGCTCTGGACAGATGgaatggatgtgtgtgtgtgtggggggggggtctgttacAGCTTCAACAAGCATGTGCTGACCTCCCCATTGAGGATTACAGCCTGCCTCACCTCAGGGAACAGTCATGTGAACACTGGGCGAACACATAGAGCTGGCTCACGGGCACGGCTCCCAGAATGGCTTTAGTTACAAGCAAGAGTGCCTGGGAGGGGGTGGCGTACTTCGTCATGTGACGAGCATAATGAGATTATTATCCCGTAGTCGTCAGATTGGCTCTGATGGGAGGAGTCTTGTGAGAGAATTGACATGAGACCAAGCAGGTATAAGTCACATAACATAGTGTgggattgttttgttgttgtggaTCAGCTGTGTACAGTGGCCTCATATAAGCTTATTTTAAAGGGACAGTGTGTAGAGTATTTGGATGGAAttgttgagaaaaagaaaacacgattaatttcaataatatgcaataaacattttttttatataatcatAGGTGTGTGGCTAGTTTGTCTcccttttaaataaataaataataataaattccatTTCCAAACTCGTTTATGTACAGACAGGGTGTAGAGTATTTGGATGGGAttgttgagaaaaagaaaacatgattaatttcaataatatgcaataaacattttttttacataatcaTAGGTGTGCGGCTAGTTTGTCTCTGTACATAAACGAGTTTGGAAATGGAATTTATTTTGAAGTGCTGTATTATGATTTGAAGTTTTGAGATGTTTGAGAGGTGGTAAATaattctcattttatttttaaacaggtGAGACACTGGCCATCCCTGATACAGTAATGGGACTCACACTGCTTGCAGCTGGAACCAGTATACCTGATACTGTAGCCAGCGTCATGGTGGCCAGAGAAGGTAAAACAAACTTTGATACAATTTGAGGTGCCAGAAAACTTCCCGAACTGCTTCCACAAACGCTTCTACTTTTTGCACCTGCAGAAAGCAACAGTTGTAGGCtcagtcattttaaaatgtatatcTTTGGGcacaattgattgattgattgattgattgattgaatatttattgatccccaggggtggggaaattcaggccccagcagtattcataccacagagtgggtatacaaaagacacaggctgccacacaacggcgccacaaagaaagccagaaagtgctcaattATTTATGTATATTGCGGGATATGTttataagttaaaaaaaatatatatattatttacaaGGGAATAAGCAGACAACAATGTTTTTTATGCAATGTGCTTACTCAGTATATTATGTTTAAATGCGTTGGTAATATTTTTAAGAACGTAACAAAACAGAAAGATCAAGTAATGCTATATAAACATGCCTcgggtagattaaaaaaaagtacaatggaGAGGGAGAGTATTGTGCATTTTTGTGAAACCAGTCCTGGAACCTTTCTGACTGAACATGTTTCGTTTTACGTCAACCAATGATATTTTTTGATTCATTTTCCGTCAGGGAAAGCTGACATGGCCATGTCCAACATTGTGGGCTCAAACGTATTCGACATGCTGTGTCTGGGTTTGCCATGGTTCATCCAGACTGCATTTGTGGACACCAACAACCCCGTGGAGGTCAACAGCACTGGGCTAGTGTTCATATCCGTAACACTTTTGCTTTCTATCGTCTTCCTCTTCGTGGCCGTCCATGTGAATGGGTGGAAATTGGACTGGAAATTGGGACTTGTTTCACTGGTTTGCTACATTCTCTTTGCTACTCTGTCTATCCTATATGAGCTAGGGATTATTGGAAATAATCCTTTAAGACTGTGCAGTGACTGAGAAATGACCCCATCCAGGACCAAGTCATGTTTATCAAGACTCTTGAGAATATATTCCAAGCATGTTCCAACTTGTACATCCTCACAATAATATCAGCAATGCCATGAAGCATTAGGATCATCTCAGGAAGAGGGTGACATGTACCAAAGATCACGTTCAACCAGGTTGCCACCACAATATGAAACTTTCTCCGGTAGAGTCAGACATCTTATTTAAAACCTCAGAAATGGAGAATATGTTTCAACCAGTGTGCGTagaaagaaataaacaaatggTGTCAACTCGCTTAGTTCTTGTATTTAAGCAGACACCAAAAACTGAACACTGTTATCAGGTTTTCCGAGCAGGAACATATTGCCTGCTAAGAGGAAAGAACCATAAACAGAAGAGAAAAGTTTCCTCTTCCCAGTTGCATTGTAATGAGCTCACAAGGCCACGTGCACTTAACTGGACCCTACATCCCTCCTTAACAAACACTAAcctgacaattaaaaaaatgtacaggCCAACTGAATGTCAGCCTTACTGCTCCTTGTGGAATGTCACCACACCAAAGAGGCCATGATAGGGCAGTATTAAGCAGTAATGTGCAACAGAGAAACACTGGGCTCATGATATGCTACACTGAAGACTTTGAACCAAACAGACTTTTATAACCGGcgggtttaaaaattaaaatgtttatttgttcAAACATTTTGCCAGGCAATCAAAAAACAAGGATTACAAAACAACAGATAAAAGGACTCATGTTGTATATACTGTATTAACAGAAACAAATGAAATCTGCGGACGTGAAATTAGGTGACGCAATgtaattgtgtttttaaaacaaaacaagagcttACTGGCAAACATGGctcaaaatgtggaaatgagtgAAGCAGTTTCCTTGCAAAAACTTCTAGGCATTACGATCAATACGGACATCCACCTCTCGGCCATTGATCTTTGTTCCATTCATCATCCGGCAGGCTTTCTCTGCACTCTCTGGAGAGTCGAATCTCACTGTTCCGCAGCCCTTTGACTTGCCGTTCTCCATCTTGATCTCTGCAAACATGACATGGCCTGCAGCCAACAAGAAGAAGCAACAATTTACACAGTATTCCTCTTTATGTTTACGAGACCATCAAAGTGCCAGTACAAGACAATCTCTTGTATGCAGTATGAGTTTCATGGTTGGATTCTTATAAGACATTACATTTATAATGAGAGGAACATggcagaaaaaggaaaaaaaacataccgcaGTGACTGAACTTCTCTTTAAGCTTTTGCCATGTAAGTTCATAGGAGAGCTGGAAAGTAGAAATAAACACAGTTCTAGCGGTTCATATCATGTACAAGATTGTACTGACTTTAAACAGGGACATGAAGTTCTTGTGACAGcaaaaatgcttgtaaagcaAAACCGTGTTTGATATATGATttctctctttattttttttttgctccagttTACACAACCACCAGAGAAATGTAGCATCTGTGATCTCTCTGATTCTGTTAACTTGAAGCCTGCAAACATCAAAGttctggaaaatattttttttagctttagtttcaatcagactttttaaaatattttttacttttactcagTATTTTTAGAACAGAACAGTACTAAAAGTTAGCAGCACAGGCCCAATCTGGCGGAATCCCCCAAACTTACATTTCGCACAAATATCTGACAGCCAGCTTTGGACCCAAAGCCTCGGTCAGACATGCCCATGTGACTTGGGCTGCCAGCTCCAAAGCCGCGGTTCATGTCCATTCCTGACATTCCCATGCGGTCAAAGCCTGAGCCCATGCGATCTATCGTCATACTGCCCATCCCACCACCTGTGACAAAATGAGACAGAAAAGCTTAGAAAGAGAGCAAATCCCCCAGACTGGTAAATGAAGACTCCAACACTGTTCCAGGCCTGCTTGGAGAAATCGGGAAATTACTCCATAAACACTGTCACCTTTTACTCAGTTGTTATGATGTGCAGTGGAAGTATGTGTGATATTGATTTACTAAACAAGTCCAGTGACACCATTTGTACAGGAAGCTGGTGCTTTTATGAGCAACAATAACCTCAGGTTAGAGCCAATAAAATCATGACTAATATTGCAAAaataagtgcacctgcgcaatCGAATCCAGTTTTATGCTCGCTCGTGGAAGTTTAGCTGTCTAACACAAACAGTTTTCAGAATGATTTAGCATATTTCAACACCACTGAAAACTACATCGGCAATACAACTTTAAATGAATACATATTTGGCTGTGCCAgttaaaacagattttttttttcaatgctatATTGCACAGGTGTACATTGAATGTTTGTTTGAGTTGGGGGTTAAATTGAGAAGGCTTCACAAGGCTGATTTAGGTGATTGCTCTGTGTTTTAGAGAAGATATCTTCTGAGACCCTGGATAAAACAAGTGTGTACCTAATCCAGTCCCCATGCTCCCCATGCCACCTCCGCCCATGCCTCCGCCAAAACTTCCACCTGATGGAGAAAATGCAGTTTGGGGCATGATGGGTTAGACTGCAGCACGTTACAGCCCCACACCCAGAGACAGTCCAAGAACTGACAAGCTCaccttgcaccccccccccccctccccccgcaaGAATTGGACTCACCCATTCCTCCAAAGGAATCTCCAAATCCACGATTCATTGGCATGTCGCTGTTGCCAAAATCCCGATCCATTCCGCCCATTCTTGACCGAAACATATCTGGAAGACAAGAATCGTAACCTTGATTGAAGCTATCACTGGAAGCCGTTCTTACGCTCAAGTGATCCGTTTCATCGCATAGCAGCACAGCAAATACTCACCGTTCATCCTGCCCATCGCCATCATGTCTCTTCCTCCAAAGTTAACCAGGTTGGCCATGTTGTCCATGCCTCCAAACCCACCGCCAACACCCATTCCTGTTAGAACCGTCATCAGGAAACAATTTCAACTCAGCTCAAATAAAGCATTCACTGACAAATAATGGtagcatttatttttaatttacccCCAAGTCTGTTCATTCCACCATAACCTGGCGCATCCATCCCTAAAAACATGGAGAAAATCAGTCACATCATGCTCTAAGTATTTGGGGATCAAAGTTAGTGGGATATTTATTGGTTAAACAATTACTGTACATAGTATGTAGATTGGAGAAAGTGACAGCATGTCCTTTTACAtgaattttttgttttaacttcAAATATACCTCCTGGCCCCATGGAGCCCATGCCTCCTCCGCTGTTCAAATGGTTTGCATTGAGAGGCTGCCCTCCTGGTCCTAGTCCCATACCGATACCAGAAAGACCTCCTGAGGgcatgaaaaaacaacaacaacataatcATTCAAAACTGTACCATACCTTCTTGCCATTGTGTAATTTGGGACCAAGACTTCCAACCATAACATTGCATTCCCAGAGATCTAAGTTGTTTGATGTTCTACTTGTATTTTCGAGCAGTGCATATCCCTTCCTTATTTTGAAGAACTTTAATACAGCAGGTAGATAGCAGCACACTCACGTGGTAATTGAGGTGTCTTTTCCATTGGACGGTAATCATCAGGCGGAAGGGATCTATCATCCTGtcaaaacacaataaaaatatTGATATTTCTAAGTGGGCTCAAATTTCAAAATTTGTTCAAATGGATCTCAACGCCTCACCATTTTGACATGCATTTGTCTATCAAAGAGCATCTGTCCATTGAACATGGCTGATTTGTGAGTCAAGGAGCCACGAATAAAGAAGTGTGTTTATTTCAATTGGTTTTTGCCGACACGTGAAGGATACAAATAGCCTGCAGAGCCTCCAGGGGCTGCTCAAAAGTCACTGTTCCCATTCCACGGCTCTTGCCATCCTTGTCCTCCTTCACGTCGGCTCTTTTTACCGCACCTGCCATGCTGAACACTTCCTTTAGCTTTTTCCAGCCTACCTTGAAATCAAGCTGTGACATAAAACATCATCATTTGGAGTCATTGTCCAATACCACCAATATtctaaatacaaatatatatatatatatatatataaaaagaatTCTTTGCATTTGCTATTCCGGTCACCCTCACATTGGCCACAAACACCGTGCTGCCCAGTCGACCGGTTTGCAACGCGTGCTTGATTTCAGGTGGAATGTTGGGGTTGTTGGCAATGGCGGGGGGGACATTCATTCCACCAGATCCCACGTCAGGTCCCCGGGCTCCTTGGTGGCCTCCCATGCGCTGCAGCACACGCCGGGCATGTTCACCATCAGGGTCCTTAAAGGCAAAGCGGATACATTTTTACTTAGATGAGGGTAGACATGAAAGCTTGAACTACTCCAACTACTAATAAACAACATCTGAAGTGTGTGGTTCTGTCGAATGGGGTAGTATGTCTAGATTGGTTTGAAACATGTGCGTACCTCCTTAATGTTGAGAGGTCTTCCATTCAGGTCATATTTATTCATAGTTTCTATTGCCTTGCTCACAAACTCTTCATCCTTGAAGTCCACAACACTGTTTCGGCAGGAAACAAAGACACCATGTTAAACTAAGGAAAATCTAAATGGCTTctttaacaaaaagaaatacaaatatgGAGATTTTTCTTACCCACAACCCTAACCAAGGGATAACACAGGTTGCATTCATGCAGAACAA
Coding sequences:
- the slc24a5 gene encoding sodium/potassium/calcium exchanger 5 encodes the protein MATNNVAARQSKKRKDFIPYFLGLVLFLYCTVHLVSFTANTSDWSHTRRVRRALEDENETECITPQSSEFPDGFFTVQERKDGGLVIYFMLIFYMFLAVAIVCDDYFLPSLEVISERLGLSQDVAGATFMAAGSSAPELVTAFLGVFVTKGDIGVSTIVGSAVYNLLGICAACGLLASMTGRLSCWPLFRDCLAYTISVAAVIAIISDNKVHWYDAACLLLVYGVYIIVLCFDLRISEFVLRKISPCCACLGKASEEKNETRPLMGLWHDDTSLRVHSRSRTDSGIYQDDSGYSHLSLSLHGLNEIPDEHKGVFSMPESDLKRILWVLSLPIIVLLFLTIPDCRRRFWKQWFVITFFMSAVWISAFTYILVWMVTVVGETLAIPDTVMGLTLLAAGTSIPDTVASVMVAREGKADMAMSNIVGSNVFDMLCLGLPWFIQTAFVDTNNPVEVNSTGLVFISVTLLLSIVFLFVAVHVNGWKLDWKLGLVSLVCYILFATLSILYELGIIGNNPLRLCSD
- the myef2 gene encoding myelin expression factor 2; protein product: MEDIIPCLDEEPKLEEPTASVKSENSETGPETPNGIKTDAEDPKSPKEKHEGKEKSSGSRRGGRYHPYKDKHGGEKKGGQKNRVFISNIPYDMKWQAIKDLMRDQVGEVTYVELFKDAEGKSRGCGVVDFKDEEFVSKAIETMNKYDLNGRPLNIKEDPDGEHARRVLQRMGGHQGARGPDVGSGGMNVPPAIANNPNIPPEIKHALQTGRLGSTVFVANLDFKVGWKKLKEVFSMAGAVKRADVKEDKDGKSRGMGTVTFEQPLEALQAISMFNGQMLFDRQMHVKMDDRSLPPDDYRPMEKTPQLPRGLSGIGMGLGPGGQPLNANHLNSGGGMGSMGPGGMDAPGYGGMNRLGGMGVGGGFGGMDNMANLVNFGGRDMMAMGRMNDMFRSRMGGMDRDFGNSDMPMNRGFGDSFGGMGGSFGGGMGGGGMGSMGTGLGGGMGSMTIDRMGSGFDRMGMSGMDMNRGFGAGSPSHMGMSDRGFGSKAGCQIFVRNLSYELTWQKLKEKFSHCGHVMFAEIKMENGKSKGCGTVRFDSPESAEKACRMMNGTKINGREVDVRIDRNA